Proteins co-encoded in one Melanotaenia boesemani isolate fMelBoe1 chromosome 23, fMelBoe1.pri, whole genome shotgun sequence genomic window:
- the LOC121634376 gene encoding transmembrane protein 60-like encodes MSLAQRVLLTWVFTLVFLIMLVLKLDEKVQWNWFLIFLPVWVFDGILILMLAIKMAGRCKPGYDPRNGSPDLRLRTWYLTAMLLKLGFCLTLCAKLEKLADIKLTFVCIPLWTMLLGALVELGLNIFPERREA; translated from the exons ATGTCTCTGGCTCAGAGGGTTTTGCTGACCTGGGTCTTCACCCTGGTTTTCCTCATAATGTTGGTGCTCAAACTGGATGAGAAG GTGCAGTGGAACTGGTTCCTGATCTTCCTCCCAGTTTGGGTCTTTGATGGAATCCTCATCCTCATGCTCGCTATTAAGATGGCAGGTCGCTGCAAACCCGGGTACGACCCACGAAACGGTTCGCCAGACCTGCGTCTGCGCACATGGTACCTAACGGCCATGCTGCTCAAGCTGGGCTTCTGCCTGACGCTGTGCGCCAAGCTGGAAAAACTGGCTGACATTAAGCTGACATTTGTGTGCATCCCGCTGTGGACCATGTTGCTGGGGGCACTGGTGGAACTGGGGCTGAATATCTTTCCAGAAAGGAGAGAGGCTTAA